A region of Micromonospora sp. WMMD882 DNA encodes the following proteins:
- the dnaE gene encoding DNA polymerase III subunit alpha — protein MADSFVHLHVHTEYSMLDGAARLKDLFAEASRLGMPAVAMTDHGNMHGAHDFYKQAMAAGITPVLGIEAYVAPESRFHKQRVKWGRPEQKSDDVSGSGGYTHKTIWARNRTGLHNLFTLTSKAYTEGFFVKWPRMDAELLAEHAEGLMATTGCPSGEVQTRLRLGQEEQALAAAARYQDIFGRENYFLELMDHGLDIEKRVRDGLLEIGRKLDIPPVVTNDSHYTHEAQAESHDVLLCVQTGSNIADPNRFKFGGSGYFIKSAEEMRAVDGSDVWLEGCRNTLLVAEKVDPAGMFEFHNLMPRFPIPDGETEESWFRKETFKGLARRFPNGVPEGHVVQAEYELGVIIQMGFPSYFLVVADFIQWAKSQGIAVGPGRGSAAGSLVAYALGITDLDPIPHGLIFERFLNPERVSMPDVDIDFDERRRGEVIKYVTDKWGEDKVAQIATFGTIKAKAAIKDSARVLGYPYAVGDRITKAMPPAVMGKDIPLSGIFDPKHPRYAEAGEIRGLYESDPDVKKVIETAKGIEGLIRQTGVHAAGVIMSAEPIIEHIPLMRRDSDGVIITQFDYPTCESLGLLKMDFLGLRNLTIIDDAVKNIQLNHGKDLDLLALELDDKPAYELLARGDTLGVFQLDGGPMRSLLRLMKPDNFEDISAVLALYRPGPMGVDSHTNYALRKNGLQEITPIHPELEEPLREILAPTHGLIVYQEQVQRAAQILAGYSLGQADLLRRAMGKKKKEILDKEFIPFRDGCRAHGYSDEAVQAVWDVLVPFAGYAFNKAHSAAYGLVSYWTAYLKAHYPAEYMAALLTSVGDDKDKMALYLSECRRMRIQVLPPDVNTSAGPFTPVGKEIRFGLGAVRNVGANVVASIMRCRDEKGEYADFYDFLAKVDAVVCNKKTIESLIKAGAFDALGHPRRGLLAVHAEAIDAYADVKRKEAVGQYDLFGAGFGDADSATSSTTVMPVIGDSEWDKRDKLAFEREMLGLYVSDHPLFGLEHVLGAAADCTIAALSEEGSVPDGAVVTLAGILSGVQRRVTKQGRAWASATLEDLAGGVETLFFPNTYEVIGQYIAEDAIVVVKGRVDRRDDTPRIMAMDMQMPDVSSNPASKPVTLTIPVHRLTPPLAERLKETLVLHPGDTEVHVKLLKSSTVETWRFGLFRVAPTTALMGDLKSVLGPANVS, from the coding sequence ATGGCCGACTCGTTCGTGCATCTGCACGTGCACACGGAGTACTCGATGCTCGACGGCGCGGCCCGGCTCAAGGATCTCTTCGCCGAGGCGAGCCGGCTGGGCATGCCGGCGGTGGCGATGACCGACCACGGCAACATGCACGGCGCGCACGACTTCTACAAGCAGGCCATGGCCGCCGGGATCACCCCCGTGCTGGGCATCGAGGCGTACGTCGCGCCGGAGTCACGCTTCCACAAGCAGCGGGTCAAGTGGGGGCGGCCGGAGCAGAAGAGCGACGACGTCTCCGGCAGCGGCGGTTACACCCACAAGACCATCTGGGCCCGCAACCGGACCGGCCTGCACAACCTCTTCACGCTCACCTCCAAGGCGTACACCGAGGGGTTCTTCGTGAAGTGGCCCCGGATGGACGCCGAGCTGCTCGCCGAGCACGCCGAGGGGTTGATGGCGACCACCGGCTGCCCGTCCGGCGAGGTGCAGACCCGGCTGCGGCTGGGTCAGGAGGAGCAGGCGCTGGCGGCGGCGGCGAGGTACCAGGACATCTTCGGTCGGGAGAACTACTTCCTGGAGCTGATGGACCACGGTCTGGACATCGAGAAGCGGGTCCGCGACGGGCTGCTGGAGATCGGCCGGAAACTCGACATCCCGCCGGTGGTGACCAACGACTCGCACTACACCCACGAGGCCCAGGCCGAGTCGCACGACGTGCTGCTCTGCGTGCAGACCGGCAGCAACATCGCCGACCCGAACCGGTTCAAGTTCGGCGGCAGCGGCTACTTCATCAAGTCCGCCGAGGAGATGCGCGCCGTCGACGGCTCCGACGTCTGGTTGGAAGGCTGCCGTAACACCCTGCTGGTCGCCGAGAAGGTCGACCCGGCCGGCATGTTCGAGTTCCACAACCTGATGCCCCGGTTCCCGATCCCCGACGGGGAGACCGAGGAGTCCTGGTTCCGTAAGGAGACGTTCAAGGGGCTGGCCCGCCGCTTCCCGAACGGCGTCCCGGAGGGGCACGTCGTGCAGGCCGAGTACGAGCTGGGCGTCATCATCCAGATGGGGTTCCCGTCGTACTTCCTCGTGGTCGCCGACTTCATCCAGTGGGCGAAGAGCCAGGGCATCGCGGTCGGTCCGGGCCGGGGCTCGGCGGCCGGCTCGCTCGTCGCGTACGCGTTGGGCATCACCGACCTGGACCCGATCCCGCACGGGCTGATCTTCGAGCGGTTCCTGAACCCCGAGCGGGTCTCCATGCCGGACGTCGACATCGACTTCGACGAGCGTCGGCGCGGCGAGGTGATCAAGTACGTGACCGACAAGTGGGGCGAGGACAAGGTCGCGCAGATCGCCACCTTCGGCACCATCAAGGCGAAGGCCGCGATCAAGGACTCGGCCCGGGTGCTCGGCTACCCCTACGCGGTCGGTGACCGGATCACCAAGGCGATGCCGCCGGCGGTGATGGGCAAGGACATCCCGCTCTCCGGCATCTTCGACCCTAAGCACCCCCGGTACGCCGAGGCCGGCGAGATCCGCGGCCTGTACGAGTCGGACCCGGACGTCAAGAAGGTCATCGAGACCGCCAAGGGCATCGAGGGGCTGATCCGGCAGACCGGCGTGCACGCCGCCGGCGTGATCATGTCCGCCGAGCCGATCATCGAGCACATCCCGCTCATGCGCCGGGACTCCGACGGGGTGATCATCACCCAGTTCGACTACCCGACGTGCGAGTCGCTCGGGCTGCTGAAGATGGACTTCCTCGGCCTGCGGAACCTGACGATCATCGACGACGCGGTCAAGAACATCCAGCTCAACCACGGCAAGGACCTCGACCTGCTGGCCCTGGAGCTGGACGACAAACCCGCCTACGAGCTGCTGGCCCGGGGCGACACCCTGGGCGTGTTCCAACTCGACGGCGGGCCGATGCGGTCGCTGCTGCGGCTGATGAAGCCGGACAACTTCGAGGACATCTCCGCCGTGCTGGCGCTCTACCGGCCCGGCCCGATGGGCGTGGACTCGCACACCAACTACGCGCTGCGCAAGAACGGCCTCCAGGAGATCACCCCGATCCACCCGGAGCTGGAGGAGCCGCTGCGGGAGATCCTCGCCCCCACCCACGGCCTGATCGTCTACCAGGAGCAGGTGCAGCGCGCCGCGCAGATCCTCGCCGGCTACAGCCTCGGCCAGGCCGACCTGCTGCGCCGGGCGATGGGCAAGAAGAAGAAGGAGATCCTCGACAAGGAGTTCATCCCGTTCCGGGACGGCTGCCGGGCGCACGGCTACTCCGACGAGGCCGTCCAGGCGGTGTGGGACGTGCTGGTCCCGTTCGCCGGGTACGCGTTCAACAAGGCGCACTCCGCCGCGTACGGTCTGGTCTCGTACTGGACGGCGTACCTGAAGGCGCACTACCCGGCCGAGTACATGGCGGCGCTGCTCACCTCGGTCGGCGACGACAAGGACAAGATGGCGCTCTACCTGTCCGAGTGTCGCCGGATGCGGATCCAGGTGCTGCCGCCGGACGTGAACACCTCCGCCGGGCCGTTCACCCCGGTCGGCAAGGAGATCCGCTTCGGTCTCGGCGCGGTCCGCAACGTCGGCGCGAACGTGGTCGCCTCGATCATGCGGTGCCGGGACGAGAAGGGCGAGTACGCCGACTTCTACGACTTCCTCGCCAAGGTCGACGCGGTGGTCTGCAACAAGAAGACCATCGAATCCCTGATCAAGGCCGGGGCGTTCGACGCGCTGGGCCACCCGCGCCGGGGGCTGCTCGCCGTGCACGCCGAGGCGATCGACGCGTACGCCGACGTCAAGCGCAAGGAGGCCGTCGGCCAGTACGACCTCTTCGGCGCCGGCTTCGGCGACGCCGACAGCGCCACCAGCAGCACCACCGTCATGCCGGTCATCGGCGACAGCGAGTGGGACAAGCGCGACAAACTCGCCTTCGAACGGGAAATGCTCGGCCTGTACGTCTCCGACCACCCGCTGTTCGGGCTGGAGCACGTGCTCGGCGCGGCGGCCGACTGCACCATCGCCGCGCTCTCCGAGGAGGGCTCGGTGCCCGACGGCGCCGTGGTCACCCTCGCCGGCATCCTCTCCGGGGTGCAGCGGCGGGTCACCAAGCAGGGCCGGGCCTGGGCGTCGGCCACCCTGGAGGACCTGGCCGGCGGGGTGGAGACGCTGTTCTTCCCGAACACCTACGAAGTGATCGGCCAGTACATCGCCGAGGACGCGATCGTGGTGGTCAAGGGCCGGGTGGACCGGCGCGACGACACCCCGCGCATCATGGCGATGGACATGCAGATGCCGGACGTCAGCAGCAACCCGGCGAGCAAGCCGGTGACCCTGACCATCCCGGTGCACCGGCTCACCCCGCCCCTGGCGGAGCGGCTCAAGGAGACCCTGGTGCTGCACCCCGGCGACACCGAGGTGCACGTCAAGCTGCTCAAGAGCAGCACCGTCGAGACGTGGCGGTTCGGGCTGTTCCGGGTCGCGCCGACGACGGCCCTGATGGGCGACCTGAAGAGCGTGCTCGGCCCGGCGAACGTGAGCTGA
- a CDS encoding RNA polymerase sigma factor translates to MPLPDGTEDLAAAASRGDPAALDALLAAVRPEALRLCARLLPHREDAEEACQDTLLAVAQGISRFEGRSSFHTWLHRLAANRARSTYRGLRRRWLLEAGGLPVPERPDPRRTSVVAGTRLDLLDALDAIRPELAEVVVLRDVLTLGYREIADLLDLPEGTVKSRLHEARRQVRARLTGQPRPDRERR, encoded by the coding sequence ATGCCCCTACCCGACGGCACCGAGGACCTGGCCGCGGCGGCGTCGCGGGGCGACCCGGCGGCGTTGGACGCGCTGCTGGCCGCGGTACGCCCCGAGGCGCTGCGGCTCTGCGCCCGGCTGCTGCCGCACCGGGAGGACGCCGAGGAGGCGTGCCAGGACACGCTGCTCGCGGTGGCCCAGGGCATCAGCCGGTTCGAGGGCCGGTCGTCGTTCCACACCTGGCTGCACCGGCTGGCCGCGAACCGGGCCCGCTCGACGTACCGGGGGCTGCGCCGACGGTGGCTGCTGGAGGCCGGCGGCCTGCCGGTGCCGGAGCGGCCCGACCCGCGCCGGACCAGCGTCGTCGCCGGCACCCGGCTCGACCTGCTCGACGCGCTCGACGCGATCCGCCCCGAGCTCGCCGAGGTGGTGGTGCTGCGGGACGTGCTCACCCTCGGCTACCGGGAGATCGCCGACCTGCTCGACCTGCCCGAGGGCACCGTCAAGTCCCGGCTGCACGAGGCGCGGCGGCAGGTGCGCGCCCGCCTCACCGGCCAGCCCCGACCAGACCGGGAGCGCCGGTGA
- a CDS encoding serine/threonine-protein kinase, whose protein sequence is MTSPERIGPYRIERLLGTGSFATVWLGHDPLLDAPVAIKVLAENWHHDLRVRERFLDEARLLRRIDDDRLVRAHGVGELPDGRPYVVLSLADGGSLRDRLAAGPLPVPAALDLLAEIAAGVAVLHRHGVVHRDLTPGNVLFRSHPDGERVLVADLGLAKALAAASGLTARAGTPGYMAPEQDDPLAVVDTRADVYGLGRLGLRLLGAPCAPMTDAGPSDADQPVRPDPDADQPGRSGTDADQPGRVGTDVGERGRSGPDVDGGRDWSGTDVGGWDRGGDGPPRLREGVPSAVAEVLRRATAYRPADRYPDAAAFRAALRDAAPTAGRSDAPGRPAADGRIADGRDASGPGGGGRVDGGLADGGWADGGWVDAGWEPEWKIGGPPSASSGGPSSAGPRRRGRRWLSAAGAGVAVLAVAGVLTGDASALRPDVPVGSSGPLTVALPPGWRAAGSGWAGQYGPDGGLEPALVVSPDPDRWPVDPTVPGAFVGVSAAIAARTTPDGFVAERPHADCAAEPVRRTRQAGVDWVVARYACARGRPVIVEAAGLGPDRSGLLYVQVTPPSGSDPGFVDRLLAGVRAR, encoded by the coding sequence GTGACCAGCCCGGAGCGGATCGGGCCGTACCGGATCGAGCGGCTGCTCGGCACGGGGTCGTTCGCGACGGTCTGGCTGGGGCACGATCCGCTGCTCGACGCGCCGGTGGCGATCAAGGTGCTGGCCGAGAACTGGCACCACGACCTGCGGGTTCGGGAACGTTTCCTGGACGAGGCCCGGTTGCTGCGTCGGATCGACGACGACCGGCTGGTCCGGGCGCACGGGGTGGGTGAGCTGCCCGACGGCCGGCCGTACGTGGTGCTGTCCCTCGCCGACGGCGGCAGCCTGCGCGACCGGTTGGCGGCCGGCCCGCTGCCCGTGCCGGCCGCCCTGGACCTGCTGGCCGAGATCGCCGCCGGGGTGGCCGTGCTGCACCGGCACGGTGTGGTGCACCGTGACCTGACCCCGGGCAACGTCCTTTTCCGGTCCCACCCGGACGGCGAGCGGGTGCTGGTCGCCGACCTCGGGTTGGCCAAGGCCCTCGCCGCCGCCTCCGGTCTGACCGCGCGGGCCGGCACCCCCGGCTACATGGCCCCCGAGCAGGACGATCCGCTGGCGGTGGTGGACACCCGCGCCGACGTGTACGGGCTGGGGCGGCTCGGTCTCCGGCTGCTCGGCGCCCCCTGTGCCCCGATGACCGACGCCGGCCCTTCGGACGCCGACCAGCCGGTCCGGCCCGACCCGGACGCCGACCAGCCCGGTCGGTCCGGTACGGACGCCGACCAGCCGGGCCGGGTCGGTACGGACGTCGGCGAGCGCGGTCGGTCCGGCCCGGACGTCGACGGGGGGCGCGACTGGTCCGGTACGGACGTCGGTGGGTGGGACCGGGGTGGGGACGGCCCGCCACGGCTTCGGGAGGGTGTCCCGTCTGCGGTGGCGGAGGTGCTGCGGCGGGCCACCGCGTACCGGCCGGCCGACCGCTACCCGGACGCCGCCGCCTTCCGCGCGGCCCTGCGGGACGCCGCCCCCACCGCCGGCCGGTCAGACGCCCCGGGCCGCCCCGCCGCCGACGGCCGGATCGCCGACGGCCGGGATGCCAGCGGCCCGGGTGGCGGCGGCCGGGTCGACGGTGGCCTGGCCGACGGTGGCTGGGCCGATGGTGGCTGGGTCGACGCCGGGTGGGAGCCGGAGTGGAAAATCGGCGGCCCGCCGTCGGCGTCTTCCGGCGGGCCGTCGTCGGCCGGGCCGCGTCGGCGTGGGCGGCGCTGGCTCTCGGCCGCCGGAGCCGGGGTCGCGGTGCTGGCGGTGGCCGGCGTCCTGACCGGGGACGCGTCCGCTCTCCGGCCGGACGTCCCGGTCGGGAGCAGCGGGCCGCTCACCGTCGCGTTGCCGCCCGGCTGGCGGGCCGCCGGCAGCGGCTGGGCCGGCCAGTACGGACCGGACGGCGGCCTGGAGCCCGCCCTGGTGGTGTCGCCCGACCCGGACCGGTGGCCGGTGGACCCGACGGTGCCGGGGGCGTTCGTGGGCGTCTCCGCCGCCATCGCCGCCCGGACCACGCCCGACGGCTTCGTCGCGGAACGTCCGCACGCGGACTGCGCCGCCGAGCCGGTGCGGCGCACCCGGCAGGCGGGCGTGGACTGGGTGGTGGCCCGGTACGCGTGCGCCCGGGGCCGACCGGTGATCGTGGAGGCCGCTGGGCTCGGCCCGGACCGTTCCGGTCTGCTCTACGTGCAGGTGACGCCCCCGTCGGGCAGTGACCCCGGCTTCGTGGACCGGCTGCTCGCCGGGGTACGGGCACGCTGA
- a CDS encoding nitroreductase/quinone reductase family protein codes for MPNHFNDAIIEEFRANDGRVGGPFEGGRLLLLTTTGVHTGRPHTTPLGYLPDSDDRLLVVASAGGADRHPHWYRNLVAQPRVTVEDGVFTYQAEATVLTGADRDRIFARIAEAQPGYAAYQAKTSRILPVVALRQVAGGPPNATSFGAALRLVHNAFRRELATVRREIAEAGPRVGAQLRINCLTVCQGLGFHHRAEDTGMFPALAARPELAPTLARLNAEHEAIAALLDTLQRAVADTGTTPAALLAEVDRLIAELENHLTYEEEQLIPALDAPRPG; via the coding sequence GTGCCGAACCACTTCAACGACGCCATCATCGAGGAGTTCCGAGCCAACGACGGACGGGTCGGTGGCCCGTTCGAGGGCGGCCGGCTGCTGCTGCTCACCACCACCGGCGTCCACACCGGACGCCCGCACACCACCCCGCTGGGCTACCTGCCGGACTCCGACGACCGGCTGCTCGTGGTCGCGTCGGCCGGCGGGGCGGACCGGCACCCGCACTGGTACCGCAACCTGGTGGCGCAGCCCCGGGTCACCGTCGAGGACGGGGTGTTCACGTACCAGGCCGAGGCGACCGTGCTGACCGGGGCCGACCGGGACCGGATCTTCGCCCGGATCGCCGAGGCCCAACCCGGGTACGCCGCCTACCAGGCGAAGACCAGTCGGATCCTGCCGGTTGTCGCGCTGCGGCAGGTCGCGGGCGGCCCACCGAACGCCACGTCGTTCGGAGCGGCGCTGCGCCTGGTGCACAACGCGTTCCGCCGGGAGCTGGCCACCGTACGGCGGGAGATCGCCGAGGCCGGCCCACGGGTCGGCGCGCAGTTGCGGATCAACTGTCTCACCGTGTGCCAGGGGTTGGGCTTCCACCACCGGGCGGAGGACACCGGCATGTTCCCGGCGCTGGCCGCCCGGCCGGAGCTCGCTCCGACCCTGGCCCGGCTGAACGCCGAGCACGAGGCGATCGCGGCCCTGCTCGACACGCTCCAGCGCGCCGTGGCCGACACCGGGACCACCCCGGCCGCCCTGCTCGCCGAGGTGGACCGGCTGATCGCCGAACTGGAAAACCATCTCACGTACGAGGAGGAGCAGCTCATCCCGGCGCTGGACGCCCCGCGCCCCGGCTGA
- a CDS encoding GNAT family protein, protein MLNPDYPIRTERLDLRPFTDDDLAALHAYQSRADVARYLYWEPHDERASREALARKQRRTVLRATGDALDLAVVVRETGQVVGDVLLFWVSAEHRQGEVGYVFHPDHGGRGYATEAARMMLEIGFDVLGLHRVVGRLDARNTASARVLERLGMRREAHLIESEFVKGEWCDELLYAMLDREWQALRPAWS, encoded by the coding sequence GTGCTCAACCCCGACTACCCGATCCGTACCGAGCGGCTCGACCTGCGGCCGTTCACGGACGACGACCTCGCGGCCCTGCACGCGTACCAGTCCCGCGCCGACGTGGCCCGCTACCTGTACTGGGAGCCGCACGACGAGCGGGCCAGCCGGGAGGCGTTGGCCCGCAAGCAGCGGCGGACGGTCCTGCGGGCCACCGGGGACGCGCTCGACCTGGCCGTGGTGGTCCGCGAGACCGGCCAGGTCGTCGGGGACGTCCTGCTGTTCTGGGTCAGCGCCGAGCACCGCCAGGGCGAGGTCGGGTACGTCTTCCACCCGGACCACGGCGGGCGCGGCTACGCCACCGAGGCGGCCCGGATGATGCTGGAGATCGGTTTCGACGTGCTCGGGCTGCACCGCGTCGTCGGCCGGTTGGACGCCCGCAACACCGCCTCGGCGCGGGTGCTGGAACGTCTGGGCATGCGGCGCGAGGCGCACCTGATCGAGAGCGAGTTCGTCAAGGGCGAGTGGTGCGACGAGCTGCTCTACGCGATGCTCGACCGGGAGTGGCAGGCGCTCCGGCCGGCCTGGTCGTGA
- a CDS encoding YebC/PmpR family DNA-binding transcriptional regulator: MSGHSKWATTKHKKAVIDAKRGKMFAKLIKNVEVAARTGGGDPAGNPTLYDAIQKAKKNSVPNDNIDRAVKRGSGLEAGGADYQTIMYEGYGPNGVALLIECLTDNRNRAATEVRTALTRNGGSFADAGSVSYMFSRKGVVIVPKAGTTEDDVMMAVLDAGAEEVNDLGEAFEVVSEPGDLIAVRTALQDAGVEYESAESALIPSVHVALDEEGARKIFKLIDVLEDCDDVQNVFANFDVSDEVMAAVG, encoded by the coding sequence ATGTCCGGCCACTCAAAGTGGGCGACCACCAAGCACAAGAAGGCCGTGATCGACGCCAAGCGCGGCAAGATGTTCGCCAAGCTGATCAAGAACGTCGAGGTGGCGGCCCGCACCGGTGGCGGCGACCCGGCCGGTAACCCGACCCTCTACGACGCCATCCAGAAGGCGAAGAAGAACTCCGTCCCCAACGACAACATCGACCGGGCCGTCAAGCGTGGCTCCGGCCTGGAGGCCGGCGGCGCCGACTACCAGACGATCATGTACGAGGGGTACGGCCCGAACGGCGTCGCGCTGCTCATCGAGTGCCTGACCGACAACCGCAACCGCGCCGCGACCGAGGTCCGCACCGCGCTGACCCGCAACGGCGGCTCCTTCGCCGACGCCGGCTCGGTGTCGTACATGTTCTCCCGCAAGGGCGTGGTGATCGTCCCCAAGGCCGGGACCACCGAGGACGACGTGATGATGGCGGTCCTCGACGCCGGGGCCGAGGAGGTCAACGACCTCGGTGAGGCGTTCGAGGTGGTCTCCGAGCCGGGCGACCTGATCGCCGTCCGCACCGCCCTGCAGGACGCCGGCGTCGAGTACGAGTCGGCCGAGTCCGCCCTGATCCCCAGCGTGCACGTGGCGCTGGACGAGGAGGGCGCGCGCAAGATCTTCAAGCTGATCGACGTCCTGGAGGACTGCGACGACGTGCAGAACGTCTTCGCGAACTTCGACGTCTCCGACGAGGTCATGGCCGCCGTCGGCTGA
- the pdxT gene encoding pyridoxal 5'-phosphate synthase glutaminase subunit PdxT: MTAPTIGVLALQGDVREHLHALAGCGARAVAVRRPAELDAVDALVVPGGESTTISKLVDIFEVREPIDKRIAAGMPVYGSCAGMIMLAREVLDGRPDQRGFDGIEMTVRRNAFGRQVDSFEAPVTLAGVAGAPFHAVFIRAPWVERVGPDVAVLGEVTEGPGAGRVVAVRQGNLLATSFHPELTGDLRLHAYFVDLVRSATG; the protein is encoded by the coding sequence ATGACCGCGCCCACCATCGGCGTGCTGGCGTTGCAGGGGGACGTGCGGGAGCACCTGCACGCCCTCGCCGGCTGCGGCGCGCGGGCCGTCGCGGTGCGTCGGCCGGCGGAGCTGGACGCGGTCGACGCGCTGGTCGTCCCCGGCGGCGAGTCCACCACCATCAGCAAGCTGGTGGACATCTTCGAGGTGCGGGAGCCGATCGACAAGCGGATCGCCGCCGGGATGCCCGTCTACGGCTCCTGCGCCGGCATGATCATGCTGGCCCGGGAGGTGCTCGACGGCCGCCCCGACCAGCGGGGCTTCGACGGGATCGAGATGACGGTACGCCGCAACGCGTTCGGTCGGCAGGTCGACTCCTTCGAGGCGCCGGTGACGCTGGCCGGGGTCGCCGGCGCGCCGTTCCACGCGGTGTTCATCCGCGCGCCGTGGGTCGAGCGGGTCGGCCCCGACGTGGCGGTGCTGGGCGAGGTCACCGAGGGTCCGGGCGCCGGCCGGGTCGTCGCGGTCCGGCAGGGCAACCTGCTGGCCACCTCGTTCCACCCGGAGCTGACCGGTGACCTGCGGCTGCACGCGTACTTCGTCGACCTGGTCCGCTCGGCGACCGGCTGA
- the pdxS gene encoding pyridoxal 5'-phosphate synthase lyase subunit PdxS, which produces MSETTTQPTTSVVGTARVKRGMAEMLKGGVIMDVVTAEQARIAEDAGAVAVMALERVPADIRAQGGVSRMSDPDMIDGIINAVSIPVMAKARIGHFVEARILQSLGVDYVDESEVLTPADYANHIDKWAFTVPFVCGATNLGEALRRITEGAAMIRSKGEAGTGDVSNATTHMRRIRQEIRRLQTLPTDELFVAAKELQAPYELVKEVAENGRLPVVLFTAGGIATPADAAMMMQLGAEGVFVGSGIFKSGNPAQRAAAIVKATTFHDDPDVLAKVSRGLGEAMVGINVDEIPQPHRLAERGW; this is translated from the coding sequence GTGTCCGAAACCACCACCCAACCCACCACGTCCGTCGTCGGCACCGCCCGCGTCAAGCGCGGCATGGCCGAGATGCTCAAGGGCGGTGTGATCATGGACGTGGTCACCGCCGAGCAGGCCAGGATCGCCGAGGACGCCGGCGCGGTCGCGGTGATGGCCCTGGAGCGGGTGCCGGCCGACATCCGGGCCCAGGGCGGGGTCTCCCGGATGAGCGACCCCGACATGATCGACGGGATCATCAACGCCGTCTCCATCCCGGTGATGGCCAAGGCCCGGATCGGGCACTTCGTCGAGGCGCGGATCCTCCAGTCGCTCGGCGTGGACTACGTCGACGAGTCCGAGGTGCTGACCCCGGCCGACTACGCCAACCACATCGACAAGTGGGCGTTCACCGTCCCGTTCGTCTGCGGCGCGACCAACCTCGGCGAGGCGCTGCGGCGGATCACCGAGGGCGCCGCCATGATCCGCTCCAAGGGTGAGGCCGGCACCGGGGACGTCTCCAACGCCACCACCCACATGCGGAGGATCCGGCAGGAGATCCGCCGGCTCCAGACGCTGCCCACCGACGAGCTGTTCGTCGCGGCCAAGGAGCTGCAGGCCCCGTACGAGCTGGTCAAGGAGGTCGCCGAGAACGGCAGGCTGCCGGTGGTGCTGTTCACCGCCGGCGGCATCGCCACCCCGGCCGACGCCGCGATGATGATGCAGCTCGGCGCGGAGGGCGTCTTCGTCGGCTCCGGCATCTTCAAGTCCGGCAACCCGGCCCAGCGGGCGGCGGCGATCGTCAAGGCCACCACCTTCCACGACGACCCGGACGTGCTGGCCAAGGTCTCCCGGGGCCTGGGCGAGGCGATGGTCGGCATCAACGTCGACGAGATCCCGCAGCCGCACCGGCTGGCCGAGCGGGGCTGGTGA
- a CDS encoding glycosyltransferase family 4 protein, with protein sequence MRIGIVCPYSFDVPGGVQNHVIDLAEALIGLGHEVSVLAPADEDSPLPPYVVPAGRAVPLPYNGSVARIAFGPVSTARVRRWITRGDFDVLHVHEPLTLSLSLLAVLSARGPVVATFHTAMTRSRALAAAQGVLQIVLERITARIAVSALARKVQVEHMDGGAVEIPNGVTVAKFAGVPPLPGWPGACGPGDGGALGFLGRFTEPRKGFPVLRDAFVELARQRPGLRLLVAGPGEADDLYGRFPADLRDRVTFLGLVSEEDKARMLRSVHLYVAPNTGGESFGMILTEALAAGATVVASDLDAFRRVLDGGRAGRLFPTSDAGALRTALVDLLDDPARRAALTACGDQVVAGYDWPVVARRVLEVYAAAIEATDGRVIDQEWAGLG encoded by the coding sequence GTGCGGATCGGCATCGTGTGCCCGTACTCCTTCGACGTGCCGGGAGGCGTGCAGAACCACGTGATCGACCTCGCCGAGGCGCTGATCGGCCTCGGGCACGAGGTGAGCGTGCTCGCGCCCGCCGACGAGGACTCGCCGCTGCCGCCGTACGTGGTGCCGGCCGGGCGGGCGGTGCCCCTGCCGTACAACGGCTCGGTCGCCCGGATCGCGTTCGGGCCGGTCTCCACGGCCCGGGTCCGGCGCTGGATCACCCGGGGCGACTTCGACGTGCTGCACGTGCACGAGCCGCTGACGTTGAGCCTGTCGCTGCTGGCGGTGCTCTCCGCCCGGGGGCCGGTGGTCGCCACCTTCCACACCGCGATGACCCGGTCCCGGGCGCTCGCCGCCGCCCAGGGCGTGCTGCAGATCGTGCTGGAACGCATCACCGCCCGGATCGCGGTCAGCGCGCTGGCCCGCAAGGTGCAGGTCGAACACATGGACGGCGGCGCGGTGGAGATCCCCAACGGGGTGACCGTGGCGAAGTTCGCCGGCGTGCCGCCGCTGCCGGGCTGGCCGGGCGCGTGCGGCCCGGGCGACGGCGGCGCCCTCGGTTTCCTCGGCCGGTTCACCGAGCCGCGCAAGGGCTTCCCGGTGCTCCGGGACGCCTTCGTCGAGCTGGCCCGGCAGCGTCCCGGTCTGCGGCTGCTGGTCGCCGGGCCGGGCGAGGCCGACGACCTCTACGGCCGTTTCCCGGCCGACCTGCGGGACCGGGTCACCTTCCTCGGCCTGGTCTCCGAGGAGGACAAGGCGCGCATGCTGCGCAGCGTGCACCTCTACGTGGCGCCGAACACCGGCGGGGAGTCGTTCGGGATGATCCTCACCGAGGCGCTGGCCGCCGGCGCCACCGTGGTGGCCAGCGACCTGGACGCGTTCCGTCGGGTGCTCGACGGCGGGCGGGCCGGCCGGCTGTTCCCCACGAGCGACGCCGGGGCGCTGCGGACCGCCCTGGTCGACCTGCTCGACGATCCGGCGCGCCGGGCCGCGCTGACCGCCTGCGGCGACCAGGTGGTGGCGGGTTACGACTGGCCGGTGGTGGCCCGCCGGGTCCTGGAGGTGTACGCGGCGGCGATCGAGGCCACCGACGGCCGGGTCATCGACCAGGAGTGGGCGGGGCTGGGCTGA